Proteins encoded by one window of Roseibium sp. Sym1:
- a CDS encoding iron-containing alcohol dehydrogenase — protein MDDFTFNTTPSIRLKRGGAAALGEMLDGMPFAAQSRGVLFVTDPGILKLGLADAAMASLKASGFEVTLFDKVEADPRAETVLEAVDIAKAAGCACIVGFGGGSSMDVAKVVALLCASDQPLDAVYGVNQAKGTRLPLVLVPTTAGTGSEVTAVSILTTGTEEKKGVVSPIILPDVALLDPDLTIGLPPHITAATGVDAMVHAIEAYTSRSANNNPVSRMLARQALQLLGANIREAVTNGGNAEARGNMLLGSMLAGQAFANSPVAAVHALAYPVGSLFHVPHGLSNALVLAEVMRFNAPECGPAYAELAPHVFPDIAVDRSSQAITADFIDRLAGLNRDLGLEPGLGQVGITASDIPKLASDAMNQTRLLVNNPREVREEDAVRIYEASL, from the coding sequence ATGGATGATTTCACTTTCAATACCACGCCCTCCATCAGGCTGAAGAGAGGGGGCGCGGCAGCGCTTGGCGAGATGCTGGACGGCATGCCCTTTGCCGCACAATCGCGTGGCGTCCTGTTCGTCACGGATCCCGGCATCCTCAAACTCGGCCTTGCCGACGCGGCGATGGCCAGCCTCAAGGCATCGGGCTTCGAGGTGACCCTTTTCGACAAGGTGGAAGCCGACCCCAGGGCGGAAACCGTGCTGGAGGCCGTGGACATCGCCAAGGCCGCGGGCTGCGCCTGTATCGTCGGGTTCGGGGGCGGCAGTTCGATGGATGTGGCCAAGGTCGTCGCCCTGCTGTGTGCTTCTGACCAGCCTCTTGACGCGGTCTACGGGGTCAATCAGGCAAAGGGAACACGCCTGCCGCTGGTGCTCGTGCCGACGACGGCGGGGACCGGCTCCGAAGTGACTGCGGTTTCCATCCTCACCACGGGCACGGAAGAAAAGAAGGGTGTCGTCTCGCCGATCATCCTGCCCGACGTCGCCCTGCTGGACCCGGACCTCACCATCGGCCTGCCACCGCACATCACCGCGGCGACCGGTGTCGATGCCATGGTGCACGCGATCGAGGCCTACACCTCGCGCAGCGCCAACAACAACCCGGTTTCACGGATGCTCGCCCGCCAGGCGCTCCAGCTACTGGGAGCCAATATCCGCGAGGCGGTGACGAATGGCGGCAACGCGGAGGCGCGGGGCAACATGCTGCTCGGGTCGATGCTGGCCGGACAGGCCTTTGCCAATTCGCCCGTTGCGGCGGTTCACGCGCTGGCCTACCCGGTCGGCAGCCTGTTCCACGTCCCGCACGGGCTGTCCAACGCCCTGGTACTCGCGGAAGTCATGCGTTTCAACGCGCCCGAATGCGGTCCCGCCTACGCAGAACTCGCGCCGCATGTGTTTCCGGATATCGCGGTGGACCGGTCCAGTCAGGCAATCACGGCGGACTTCATCGACAGGCTGGCCGGTCTCAACCGGGATCTCGGCCTGGAACCGGGACTTGGCCAGGTCGGCATCACGGCCTCGGACATTCCGAAACTTGCCTCCGACGCGATGAACCAGACCAGGTTGCTTGTGAACAATCCGCGCGAAGTCCGGGAGGAGGATGCCGTGCGGATTTACGAAGCGTCTCTCTGA